One genomic window of Fusobacterium simiae includes the following:
- the relB gene encoding type II toxin-antitoxin system RelB family antitoxin: MSALSIRLNEEEKRIIDTYAKFNNKTITQVVKEAILEKIENEFDLNELNKAIEEYEKNSVSYSNDEVWKMLGI; the protein is encoded by the coding sequence ATGTCAGCATTATCAATTAGATTAAATGAAGAAGAAAAAAGAATAATAGATACTTATGCTAAATTTAATAATAAGACTATAACCCAGGTCGTAAAAGAAGCTATTCTAGAAAAAATTGAAAATGAATTTGATTTAAATGAGCTAAATAAAGCTATTGAAGAATATGAAAAAAATTCTGTATCATATTCAAATGATGAAGTTTGGAAAATGTTGGGAATCTGA
- a CDS encoding acetyl-CoA C-acetyltransferase, whose translation MSKVYVVAAKRSAIGSFLGSLAPLKPGDLGAQIVKNILEETKIDPANIDEVIVGNVLSAGQAQGVGRQVSIRAGIPYEVPAYSVNIICGSGMKSIITAFSNIKAGESDLVIAGGTESMSGAGFILPGAIRGGHKMADLTMKDHMILDALTDAYHNIHMGITAENIAEKYGITREEQDVFALESQKKAIAAIDSGRFKDEIVPVVIPNKKGDIIFDTDEYPNRKTDAEKLAKLKPAFKKDGSVTAGNASGLNDGASFVMLASEEAVKKYNLKPLVEVIATGTGGVDPLIMGMGPVPAIRKAFNKTDLKLKDMELIELNEAFAAQSLGVIKELCKEHGVTPEWIKERTNVNGGAIALGHPVGASGNRITVTLIHEMKKRGVEYGLASLCIGGGMGTALILKNVK comes from the coding sequence ATGAGTAAAGTTTATGTAGTTGCAGCAAAAAGATCAGCTATTGGAAGTTTTTTAGGTAGTTTAGCACCTTTAAAACCAGGAGATTTAGGAGCTCAAATAGTAAAAAATATTCTTGAAGAAACAAAAATAGATCCTGCAAATATTGATGAAGTTATAGTGGGGAATGTTTTAAGTGCAGGGCAAGCTCAAGGAGTTGGAAGACAAGTTTCTATAAGAGCAGGAATACCTTATGAAGTTCCAGCATATTCTGTAAATATAATTTGTGGAAGTGGAATGAAATCAATTATAACAGCTTTCTCTAATATTAAAGCAGGAGAATCAGATTTAGTAATAGCTGGAGGAACAGAATCTATGTCTGGTGCAGGTTTCATTTTACCTGGTGCAATAAGAGGTGGACATAAAATGGCTGACCTTACTATGAAAGATCACATGATATTAGATGCTTTAACAGATGCTTATCATAATATACATATGGGAATTACTGCTGAAAATATAGCAGAAAAATATGGAATAACAAGAGAAGAACAAGATGTTTTTGCATTAGAATCTCAAAAGAAAGCTATTGCAGCTATTGATTCTGGAAGATTTAAAGATGAAATAGTTCCAGTTGTTATTCCTAATAAAAAAGGTGATATCATATTTGATACAGATGAATACCCAAATAGAAAAACAGATGCAGAAAAATTAGCTAAGTTGAAACCAGCTTTCAAAAAAGATGGATCAGTTACTGCAGGAAATGCTTCTGGACTTAATGATGGAGCATCATTTGTAATGCTTGCATCTGAAGAAGCTGTAAAGAAATATAATTTAAAACCATTAGTTGAAGTAATTGCAACAGGTACTGGTGGAGTAGATCCTTTGATAATGGGTATGGGGCCAGTTCCAGCAATAAGAAAAGCATTTAATAAAACAGATTTAAAATTAAAAGATATGGAATTAATTGAGTTAAATGAAGCTTTTGCTGCTCAATCTTTAGGTGTTATTAAAGAACTTTGTAAAGAACATGGTGTAACTCCTGAATGGATTAAAGAAAGAACAAATGTGAATGGTGGAGCAATAGCTTTAGGACACCCAGTTGGAGCTTCTGGAAATAGAATAACTGTTACATTAATTCATGAAATGAAGAAAAGAGGAGTAGAATATGGTCTAGCTTCTCTATGTATAGGTGGAGGAATGGGAACAGCCCTTATTCTTAAAAATGTAAAATAG
- the fabG gene encoding 3-oxoacyl-[acyl-carrier-protein] reductase — MNRLEGKVAVVTGSARGIGRAIVEKLAAHGAKMVISCDMGETSYEQNNVVHKILNVTDREAIKVFVNDVEKEYGKIDILVNNAGITKDSLLMRMTEDQWDAVVNVNLKGVFNMTQAVSRSMLKARKGSIITLSSVVGLHGNAGQTNYAATKGGVVAMSKTWAKEFGGRNVRANCVAPGFIQTPMTDVLSEDTIKGMLDATPLGRLGQVEDIANTILFLASDESSFITGEVISVSGGLML, encoded by the coding sequence ATGAATAGACTAGAAGGAAAAGTTGCTGTTGTTACTGGAAGTGCTAGAGGAATAGGAAGGGCTATTGTTGAAAAACTTGCAGCACATGGAGCAAAAATGGTAATTTCTTGTGATATGGGAGAAACTTCTTATGAGCAAAATAATGTAGTTCATAAAATTTTAAATGTTACAGATAGAGAAGCTATAAAAGTATTTGTAAATGATGTTGAAAAAGAATACGGAAAAATAGATATTCTTGTAAATAATGCAGGAATTACAAAAGATAGCTTATTAATGAGAATGACAGAAGATCAATGGGATGCAGTTGTAAATGTAAACTTAAAAGGAGTTTTTAATATGACTCAAGCTGTGTCAAGATCAATGTTAAAAGCTAGAAAAGGTTCTATTATCACTTTATCATCAGTTGTTGGATTGCATGGAAATGCAGGACAGACAAACTATGCAGCAACTAAGGGTGGGGTAGTAGCAATGTCTAAAACTTGGGCAAAAGAATTTGGTGGAAGAAATGTAAGAGCTAATTGTGTTGCTCCTGGATTTATTCAAACACCTATGACAGATGTATTGTCAGAAGATACAATAAAAGGAATGCTAGATGCAACTCCTCTTGGAAGACTTGGACAAGTTGAAGATATAGCAAATACTATTTTATTTTTAGCAAGTGATGAATCTTCATTTATAACAGGAGAAGTAATTTCAGTATCTGGAGGATTAATGCTTTAA
- a CDS encoding alanine racemase, producing the protein MNTSFYVSLDKNALYHNIEYLREYKQKELLPVIKANAYGHNSLLIAKALYDFNLKTWAVARFSEAINIAEYLENFSINDFKILVFESLDDDYSILEKYPEICPTINSIKDLKNALANNISIDRLSLKIDFGFGRNGIKSEEVDELKNLIKFNSLKFLSIFSHLFSASYTDGLEVIRKFTEVVNKLGRDNFEMVHLQNAAGIYNYDVEITTHIRTGMLTYGLQEAGFYDHDLKPVFTGLIGYVDSVRYVSELDYVAYEDLSSISPKTKKIAKIKIGYGDGFLKVNNKTTCLIKKKEYVISQVTMDNTFIEVDDRVNVGDKVHLYHRPNEMKLRTGVSMLEFLIAISPLRVKRIFKGEDN; encoded by the coding sequence ATGAATACTTCTTTTTATGTTTCATTGGATAAAAACGCTTTATACCACAATATTGAATATTTAAGAGAATATAAACAAAAGGAATTATTACCAGTTATAAAAGCTAATGCTTACGGACATAATTCTCTTTTGATTGCAAAAGCTCTTTATGATTTCAATTTAAAAACTTGGGCTGTGGCTAGATTTTCTGAAGCTATAAATATAGCTGAGTATTTGGAAAATTTTTCAATTAATGATTTTAAAATTTTAGTTTTTGAATCACTAGATGACGATTATTCAATTCTTGAAAAATATCCTGAAATTTGCCCAACTATCAATAGTATTAAAGATTTAAAAAATGCTTTAGCTAATAATATATCAATAGATAGGTTATCATTAAAAATTGATTTTGGTTTTGGTAGAAATGGTATAAAATCAGAAGAAGTTGATGAATTAAAAAATCTTATCAAATTTAATAGCTTAAAATTTTTAAGTATTTTTTCACATCTATTTTCTGCCTCATATACTGATGGTTTAGAAGTTATCAGAAAATTTACAGAAGTTGTTAATAAGCTAGGAAGAGATAATTTTGAAATGGTACATCTTCAAAATGCAGCAGGAATTTATAACTACGATGTTGAAATTACAACACATATAAGAACAGGAATGTTGACTTATGGATTACAAGAAGCAGGTTTTTACGATCATGATTTAAAACCAGTTTTTACTGGACTTATTGGTTATGTAGATTCTGTTAGATATGTTAGTGAATTAGATTATGTTGCCTATGAAGATTTATCTTCTATAAGTCCTAAAACTAAAAAAATTGCAAAAATTAAAATTGGATATGGTGATGGTTTTTTAAAAGTTAATAATAAAACTACCTGTCTTATAAAAAAGAAAGAGTATGTTATTTCACAAGTTACTATGGATAATACCTTTATTGAAGTTGATGATAGAGTCAATGTTGGAGATAAAGTACATTTATATCATAGACCTAATGAAATGAAACTTAGAACAGGAGTAAGTATGTTAGAATTTTTAATAGCTATATCACCACTTAGAGTAAAAAGAATTTTTAAAGGAGAAGATAATTAA
- a CDS encoding DUF368 domain-containing protein, with product MILLFLKSIIIGVANIIPGVSGGTLAVMLNVYDPITEKIGNFFLVDRKTKLSYFFYLLVVLIGAGTGIFLFANIIRYSITNYPKITVTVFTLLILPSIPFIVKGLDYKKKKNILAFCYGAIIMIVFILLGLKFGNKTAGVVTIQLGKGVGFATSYLIKLFLCGVVAAGAMIIPGISGSLLLMMLGEYYNVVYLISSLGSSLREKSFAIFTPLVVLALGIGVGLVAFSKAINYLLRNHREFTLFFIEGIITFSIIQMWLSI from the coding sequence ATGATATTACTTTTTTTGAAATCAATAATTATTGGTGTTGCTAATATAATTCCTGGAGTTTCTGGAGGAACATTAGCTGTTATGCTAAATGTATATGATCCCATTACTGAAAAGATTGGAAATTTCTTTTTAGTTGACAGAAAAACTAAACTTTCTTATTTTTTCTATCTACTTGTAGTTTTAATTGGGGCAGGAACGGGAATTTTTCTTTTTGCAAATATTATAAGATATTCTATAACTAACTATCCTAAAATTACAGTAACAGTATTTACTTTACTTATACTACCATCTATTCCTTTTATAGTAAAAGGCTTGGACTATAAAAAAAAGAAAAATATATTAGCTTTCTGCTATGGAGCAATAATTATGATAGTCTTTATCCTTTTAGGTCTAAAATTTGGAAATAAAACTGCTGGTGTAGTTACTATTCAATTAGGAAAAGGAGTAGGTTTTGCAACTTCATATTTAATTAAATTATTTTTATGTGGAGTTGTGGCAGCAGGAGCTATGATTATACCAGGTATCTCTGGTTCATTATTACTTATGATGTTAGGAGAATACTATAATGTAGTATATTTAATTTCTTCTCTAGGTTCATCTTTAAGAGAAAAATCTTTTGCTATTTTTACACCTTTAGTGGTATTGGCATTAGGTATAGGAGTGGGATTAGTAGCTTTCTCAAAAGCAATAAACTATTTACTTAGAAATCATAGAGAGTTTACTTTATTCTTTATAGAAGGAATTATAACTTTTTCTATAATTCAAATGTGGTTAAGTATTTAA
- the lgt gene encoding prolipoprotein diacylglyceryl transferase, which yields MNPIFLKIGPIELHYYGLMYAIAFFVGITLGKKIAKERNFDVNLVENYSFIAIISGLIGGRLYYILFNLPYYLQNPLEIPAVWHGGLAIHGGILGGIVGTLIYAKIKKINPLILGDFAAGPFILGQAIGRIGNFMNGEIHGVPTFTPFSVIFNLKPKFYEWYSHYQSLSVSDKANYPELVPWGIIFPTSSPAGSEFPNLALHPAMLYEMILNLIGFFIIWFILRKKKNKAPGYLWWWYIIIYSINRIIVSFFRVEDLMFFNFRAPHVISVILIAVSIFFLKKDNKKIF from the coding sequence ATGAATCCAATATTTTTAAAAATAGGTCCTATCGAACTGCATTACTATGGACTTATGTATGCAATAGCGTTTTTTGTTGGTATTACTCTTGGAAAGAAAATTGCAAAGGAGAGAAATTTTGATGTCAATTTAGTTGAGAACTACTCTTTTATTGCAATTATTTCAGGGCTGATAGGTGGAAGACTTTATTATATTTTATTCAATCTTCCTTATTATTTACAAAATCCTCTTGAAATTCCAGCAGTTTGGCATGGTGGATTGGCAATACATGGAGGTATATTAGGAGGAATTGTTGGTACACTTATCTATGCAAAAATCAAAAAAATAAATCCTTTAATTTTAGGAGATTTTGCAGCAGGTCCATTTATTTTAGGACAAGCTATTGGTAGAATAGGAAATTTTATGAACGGAGAGATACATGGAGTCCCAACTTTCACACCATTTTCTGTTATATTTAATTTAAAACCTAAATTCTATGAATGGTATTCTCATTACCAATCATTATCTGTGTCAGATAAAGCAAATTATCCTGAGCTCGTTCCTTGGGGAATTATATTTCCTACCTCGTCTCCTGCTGGAAGTGAGTTTCCTAACTTAGCATTACATCCTGCTATGTTATATGAAATGATTTTAAATCTTATCGGTTTTTTTATAATTTGGTTTATTTTAAGAAAGAAAAAAAATAAAGCACCAGGATACCTATGGTGGTGGTATATAATAATTTACTCTATAAACAGAATTATAGTAAGTTTCTTTAGAGTTGAAGATTTGATGTTCTTTAATTTTAGAGCTCCTCATGTAATAAGTGTTATTTTAATTGCTGTCTCAATTTTCTTCTTAAAGAAAGATAATAAAAAAATATTTTAA